Within Tribolium castaneum strain GA2 chromosome 10, icTriCast1.1, whole genome shotgun sequence, the genomic segment CCagtattttctaattatttccGGAATGTTCGGGAAGGTAAAGTAGTTAAGGTACAGGCAGGCACCCAAGTGGAGAATCTGTaaagtcttttaaaaaataaaaaaaaaatcgcaaaataaTGAAGGGCTTTTACCGATAAAATGAAGAGACAAATTGTAAGCCGATTGATCATCCCGAACATTTCTCTCCTCGGAAGCAAATACTTGGTAGTCAGGTGGACCATCGACGTAAGCACAATCATAAATTTCGCAAAGCAGGAAATCACACGTGCGAAGGGGTCCTGGGTGTCGAGCAGCATGAGGTAGTACACCGTCAAAATCAAGTAAATGTAAAGAAGAGATGATACCAGGGTGATTAGAAGGTTTTCGGAAGCTTTTCTGGTGCTGGACTGGTCCAGCTCCATGTCTTTCCTCATCATGTCGTCAAGCAAAGACTTCCACTCTTTGTCCCGCCGCTGGATCACCGAAGAGCCCACGGCGAAGCCCAACACCAGGAAGACTGGAAagaattagtaaaaatattttttggggGTGTTGggacttacaaaaaaatttcgaaatgatGTGGATTGCCATGGTGAATGCGCGATGATTGGCGAGGAAATATCTGCTTATGACTTGCTTTTCGCGTTACACATCGGACTGGAGGGAGCAGATATGAAAGCTTCCATGAAATGTGGCATGGTATGGCGCGGGAATTTCatgataaaattatttgaaatttccaCGAGCACCATCTCTCGTCTGATAACCTTCGTTGAATAACGATCTGGCTGGACGGGGTGGGATTACAGTTTCCCGAACAGCACCATCTCTGCAAACAGCATCCAACTAGGGACGATCTCGTCCGATTTTCTGCAGAATTTCAGTTGTTCACGACGTAATATTGCGAATTCCTTCGAAGGCAGATAAGCGTTATTGCTGAAATTGCTGAGGAGTGAACAGGACTGGACTTTGGTCAAATAGCGGGGAAATAATGCGATTGTCTGGTTACCCATTTAATCAGTTccatcaaattttttaacaactaCAGATAAATGTCCCTAAAGTACAACAATTGCATCTCTAATTTTACACAAGTAAACTATTTTCATAGTATCACAATATTTTCAGCTTACACATGTCTCCTATTCTATGTATTTCGATATGATTTATCTAGcctacataaataaataacatttaaaaacaatttgtacGAGTCTTTGAAACTTAACAACGTTAAGGAACATAGAGATTTTCGAAATGATCAGTatatatttagaaaaatagaaCTATCCTAACGATGAGCTAAACAATTGATTCAGGAATCTTGTCGAGAGTGGGAAATCAACCGATGTGAAcggtttttatttacattaataAATTCGTTCCTTTATGCTTTGACAcatcacttaaaaaaattacaaattcagTATTTACAAACTAAATGCATCAGTGATAAATCGCGTCTCGTTATAGCACCTTCTCGTCTCGTTTTTAATGGAGAGAACAAAAAACGAcctatttacaaattttacataCTTACTATCTAACGACTTACCCAATCAGCTCCTTGTCTTATATTTACAGATAAAAATCAGCTTAAGTCTACTTTACACCACACATATTAGGCACAGATGAAATAAAACGTGAGCAAATAGTATAAAATCGAATAATAATCCGACTAAAGCATAATATACGATGAATCACAATATTTAATACTGATCTACCTAAATATGCCATTACTCTAGTTTTTACATCAAGATTGCAAAAGTGTAGAAGTTGAAGGACAGAGATgcaaaattagtttttactGCAATATTTCTGCAATACGTGTAAAAGGGCTCAACATCAATTAACTTATTTATATTTAGACATGAATATCAACaagaaaatcgaaaattttaacacgAATTTCAGGACATATATTTGTAAATACTAATTTTGGTTTGCTTTTGACATTTGAGTTGCGTATTGACTGATTCTGAAAGGAAGACACTGATTTAACTTAAAGAGCTCTCCTCGATGCTGGGGCTCGGAAGAGCGTTCGGGTCTCCGTTGGCATGCTTTTGGCCCAACCTTGG encodes:
- the LOC103312976 gene encoding uncharacterized protein LOC103312976 isoform X1, encoding MAIHIISKFFFFLVLGFAVGSSVIQRRDKEWKSLLDDMMRKDMELDQSSTRKASENLLITLVSSLLYIYLILTVYYLMLLDTQDPFARVISCFAKFMIVLTSMVHLTTKYLLPRREMFGMINRLTICLFILSTLQILHLGACLYLNYFTFPNIPEIIRKYWRKFRALLEKKTPQPPQIELELQDTPV
- the LOC103312976 gene encoding uncharacterized protein LOC103312976 isoform X2, whose protein sequence is MAIHIISKFFFFLVLGFAVGSSVIQRRDKEWKSLLDDMMRKDMELDQSSTRKASENLLITLVSSLLYIYLILTVYYLMLLDTQDPFARVISCFAKFMIVLTSMVHLTTKYLLPRREMFGMINRLTICLFILSILHLGACLYLNYFTFPNIPEIIRKYWRKFRALLEKKTPQPPQIELELQDTPV